A genomic region of Staphylococcus roterodami contains the following coding sequences:
- a CDS encoding tandem-type lipoprotein: MMKRLNKLVLGISFLMLAISITAGCGIGKEAEIKKSFEKTLSMYPIKNLEDLYDKEGYRDDQFDKKDKGTWIVNSEMVVQPNNQDMVAKGMVLYMNRNTRTTNGYYYVDVTKDEDEGKPHDNEKRYPVKMVDNKIIPTKEIKDEKIKKEIENFKFFVQYGNFKDLSKYKDGDISYNPEVPSYSAKYQLTNDDYNVKQLRKRYNIPTNKAPKLLLKGTGNLKGSSVGYKDIEFTFVEKKEENIYFSDGLIFKPSEDK; this comes from the coding sequence ATGATGAAACGATTAAATAAATTAGTGTTAGGTATCAGTTTTTTGATGTTAGCCATCAGTATTACTGCTGGTTGTGGTATAGGTAAAGAAGCGGAAATAAAGAAAAGTTTTGAAAAGACATTGAGTATGTATCCGATTAAAAACCTAGAGGATTTATACGATAAAGAAGGTTATCGTGATGATCAATTTGATAAAAAAGATAAGGGAACATGGATTGTAAATTCTGAAATGGTTGTTCAACCTAATAATCAAGATATGGTAGCTAAAGGCATGGTTCTATATATGAATAGAAATACAAGAACAACAAATGGTTATTACTATGTCGATGTGACTAAGGACGAGGATGAAGGAAAACCGCATGACAATGAAAAAAGATATCCAGTTAAAATGGTCGACAATAAAATCATTCCAACAAAAGAAATTAAAGATGAAAAAATAAAAAAAGAAATAGAAAACTTTAAGTTCTTTGTTCAATATGGAAACTTTAAAGATTTGTCGAAGTACAAAGATGGAGACATTTCATATAATCCAGAGGTGCCGAGTTATTCAGCTAAATATCAATTAACTAATGATGATTATAATGTAAAACAATTACGAAAAAGATATAATATACCAACGAATAAAGCACCAAAGTTATTGTTGAAAGGTACAGGTAATTTAAAAGGCTCATCAGTTGGATATAAAGACATTGAATTTACGTTTGTAGAGAAAAAAGAAGAAAACATTTACTTTAGTGATGGGTTAATTTTTAAACCAAGTGAGGATAAATAA
- a CDS encoding tandem-type lipoprotein: MKRLNKLVLYISFLILVISITAGCGMGKEAEIKKSFEKTLSMYPIKNLEDLYDKEGYRDDEFDKNDKGTWIINSEMVVQPKGKRMKSKGMVLYMNRNTKTTTGKYIVSETLHDEDGRPKSKDKEYPVKMIDNKIIPTKEINEENIKKEIENFKFFVQYGNFKDLENYKDGDISYNPEVPSYSAKYQLTNDDYNVKQLRKRYNIPTNKAPKLLLKGTGNLKGSSVGYKDIEFTFVEKKGENIYFSDSLHLEPSEDK, from the coding sequence ATGAAACGATTAAACAAATTGGTATTGTATATTAGTTTTTTGATATTAGTCATTAGTATCACTGCTGGTTGTGGCATGGGTAAAGAAGCGGAAATTAAGAAAAGTTTTGAGAAGACATTGAGTATGTATCCGATTAAAAATTTAGAGGATTTATACGATAAAGAAGGTTATCGTGATGACGAATTTGATAAAAATGATAAAGGCACATGGATTATTAATTCTGAAATGGTTGTTCAACCTAAAGGGAAACGTATGAAATCAAAAGGTATGGTTCTATATATGAATAGAAACACTAAAACTACAACCGGGAAGTATATAGTGAGTGAAACACTTCATGATGAAGATGGTAGACCTAAGAGTAAAGATAAAGAATATCCCGTTAAAATGATCGACAATAAAATAATCCCTACTAAAGAAATTAATGAGGAAAACATAAAAAAAGAAATCGAAAATTTTAAGTTTTTTGTTCAATATGGAAACTTTAAAGATTTGGAAAATTATAAAGATGGAGATATTTCATATAATCCAGAGGTGCCGAGTTATTCGGCTAAATATCAATTAACTAATGATGATTATAATGTAAAACAATTACGAAAAAGATATAATATACCAACGAATAAAGCACCAAAGTTATTGTTGAAAGGTACAGGTAATTTAAAAGGCTCATCAGTTGGATATAAAGATATTGAATTTACTTTCGTGGAGAAAAAGGGAGAAAATATATACTTTAGTGATAGTCTACATCTTGAACCGAGTGAGGATAAATAA
- a CDS encoding helix-turn-helix domain-containing protein produces MQRDYLIRVETESMSDFKRLNGLMIGFVIKGEAHIYDENNMTQCNSGDIFIINHRDLYRFQLQQDGIICYIQFQMKYLADKFDDAHCLYFHLTDATTTKNIHQLRNIMARLVSTHIRHNELSKLTEQQLVIQLLMHMIHYVPRTYHSNQSILNDDKVNQVCDYIELHFHEDLSLSELSEYVGWSESHLSKKFTESLGVGFQHFLNTTRIEHAKLDLTYTDETITDIALQNGFSSAASFARTFKHFTHQTPKQYRGDRPAVTENQQSSQHDYHDRELILLLNDYIEEMNHFIEDIEKMNYKEIAFKPTNQQLNQFNHIIQVGYLRNLLNTQYQSQLLTCHHDFHVNEVLAYDVMPYIMKKLNAPFTYDAEISNIFYDIDLCLDFLLDHNFSLTMHLNQYDSRDYIDAFKIFIHHVALHVSHRKDLKFNLYVTTLHNSLIEMIDYFKALFPNGGLYVHLDQATERHLPLLKRLELHIDHFVFDANSNDAVDFNKMNDDEFKTASQIIINKTNYLIDLMHRHNLKRPLILLNWNTLTGDTFITNGEYFRGGIIIEQLLKLSSKVEGIGYWLNYDLHVSHCRNERDYMNSIELFHQYNGKRPVYFTALLFNKLTSNILYSDDTCIVTGFDSNFQILLYDAKHFNPYLALDNQMNMRATEMIHLNINALEQGMYKIKHFTLDKENGALFNLWRKHHTIHGMDRDSIDYVNRMSFPKLEVYDIDVTDILALNIKMITNGIHLIEVKRYPSS; encoded by the coding sequence ATGCAACGAGATTATTTAATTCGAGTAGAAACTGAAAGTATGTCAGATTTCAAAAGGCTCAATGGTTTAATGATTGGTTTTGTTATTAAAGGTGAGGCACATATTTATGATGAAAATAATATGACGCAATGCAACAGTGGCGACATTTTCATTATTAACCACCGCGACTTGTATCGATTTCAACTTCAACAAGATGGCATCATATGTTATATCCAATTCCAAATGAAATATTTAGCAGACAAGTTTGATGATGCGCATTGTCTATATTTTCACTTAACAGATGCGACCACAACAAAGAATATACATCAACTGAGAAATATAATGGCAAGACTAGTTTCAACACATATTCGACATAATGAGTTGTCTAAATTGACTGAGCAACAACTAGTGATTCAATTACTTATGCATATGATTCATTATGTTCCGCGTACATATCATTCGAACCAAAGTATCTTAAATGACGATAAAGTGAATCAAGTATGCGACTATATAGAGTTACATTTTCATGAAGACTTAAGCCTTTCGGAATTAAGCGAATATGTTGGGTGGTCAGAGAGCCATCTGTCTAAAAAGTTTACAGAATCGCTAGGTGTAGGATTCCAGCATTTCTTAAATACGACGCGAATTGAGCATGCGAAACTCGATTTGACATACACAGATGAAACGATTACTGATATAGCATTGCAAAATGGCTTTTCAAGTGCAGCGAGCTTTGCGAGAACATTTAAACACTTTACGCATCAAACACCTAAACAATATCGAGGTGATCGTCCAGCAGTCACTGAAAACCAGCAATCGTCACAACATGATTATCACGACCGTGAATTGATATTACTTTTAAATGACTACATTGAAGAAATGAATCATTTCATTGAAGATATTGAAAAGATGAACTATAAAGAGATTGCCTTTAAACCAACTAATCAACAACTAAATCAATTTAATCATATTATTCAAGTGGGCTATTTGAGGAATTTGCTCAATACACAGTATCAATCACAGTTACTTACGTGTCATCATGATTTTCATGTCAATGAAGTATTAGCATATGATGTGATGCCATATATCATGAAAAAGCTCAATGCGCCATTCACGTATGATGCAGAGATTTCGAATATATTTTATGATATCGATTTGTGTTTAGACTTTTTATTAGATCATAACTTTAGTTTGACAATGCATTTGAATCAGTATGACTCACGTGATTATATCGATGCATTTAAAATTTTTATCCATCACGTTGCCCTGCATGTCAGTCATAGAAAAGATTTGAAGTTCAACTTGTATGTGACGACATTGCACAATTCTTTGATTGAAATGATTGATTATTTTAAAGCGTTATTCCCTAATGGTGGCTTGTACGTTCACTTAGATCAAGCTACGGAAAGACATCTACCATTGTTGAAACGACTTGAGCTACACATCGACCATTTTGTATTTGATGCCAATTCAAATGATGCTGTTGATTTTAATAAAATGAATGATGATGAATTTAAAACCGCGAGTCAAATAATTATTAATAAAACGAATTACCTTATCGACTTAATGCATCGCCATAACCTAAAGCGACCACTTATTTTACTCAATTGGAATACATTGACGGGTGATACATTTATTACAAACGGCGAATATTTTAGAGGTGGTATCATCATTGAGCAATTATTAAAGTTAAGCTCAAAGGTAGAAGGCATAGGATATTGGTTGAATTATGATTTGCACGTTAGTCATTGTAGAAATGAACGCGATTATATGAATTCTATTGAACTATTTCATCAATATAATGGAAAACGTCCGGTCTATTTCACGGCATTGTTATTTAATAAATTAACAAGCAATATTTTATATTCTGATGATACATGTATTGTCACGGGATTTGATTCAAATTTTCAAATATTGTTATATGACGCAAAGCATTTTAATCCGTACTTAGCGTTGGACAATCAAATGAATATGCGTGCGACGGAAATGATTCATTTGAACATAAATGCCCTGGAACAAGGTATGTATAAGATTAAACATTTTACCTTAGATAAAGAAAATGGTGCATTATTTAATCTTTGGCGCAAACATCATACGATTCATGGTATGGACAGGGACTCTATAGATTACGTTAATCGAATGAGTTTTCCAAAATTAGAAGTGTACGATATAGATGTGACGGATATACTGGCATTAAACATTAAAATGATTACGAATGGGATTCACTTAATTGAAGTAAAACGTTACCCAAGTTCATAA
- a CDS encoding MFS transporter, translated as MNETYRGGNKLILGIVLGVITFWLFAQSLVNVVPNLQQSFGTDMGTISIAVSLTALFSGMFVVGAGGLADKIGRVKMTNIGLLLSIIGSALIIITNLPALLILGRVIQGVSAACIMPSTLAIMKTYYQGAERQRALSYWSIGSWGGSGICTLFGGAVATTMGWRWIFIFSIIVAVLSMLLIKGTPETKSEVTNTHKFDVAGLIVLVVMLLSLNVVITKGAALGYTSLWFFGLIAVVVVAFFMFLKVEKKVDNPLIDFKLFENKPYTGATISNFLLNGVAGTLIVANTFVQQGLGYTALQAGYLSITYLIMVLLMIRVGEKLLQKMGSKRPMLLGTFIVVIGIALISLVFLPGIFYVISCVVGYLCFGLGLGIYATPSTDTAISNAPLDKVGVASGIYKMASSLGGAFGVAISGAVYAGAVAATSIHTGAMIALWVNVLMGIIAFIAILFAIPNDDKRVKDAK; from the coding sequence ATGAATGAAACGTATCGCGGGGGCAACAAGTTAATCTTAGGTATTGTATTAGGTGTTATTACATTTTGGTTGTTTGCACAATCACTTGTAAATGTTGTACCGAATTTACAACAAAGTTTTGGTACAGACATGGGGACAATTAGTATTGCGGTCAGTCTAACTGCACTATTTTCAGGCATGTTTGTTGTTGGAGCAGGTGGTCTAGCAGATAAAATTGGGCGCGTGAAAATGACGAATATCGGTTTGTTATTAAGTATTATTGGTTCAGCATTAATTATTATTACGAATTTACCGGCATTATTAATTTTAGGTCGTGTTATACAAGGTGTATCAGCAGCGTGTATTATGCCTTCTACATTGGCTATTATGAAAACTTATTATCAGGGTGCTGAACGTCAGCGTGCCTTAAGCTACTGGTCTATCGGTTCTTGGGGTGGTAGTGGTATTTGTACACTCTTCGGTGGTGCAGTTGCGACAACTATGGGTTGGAGATGGATTTTCATCTTCTCAATTATCGTTGCCGTACTTTCAATGTTACTCATCAAAGGGACGCCTGAAACGAAATCAGAAGTTACCAATACACATAAATTTGATGTTGCAGGGCTAATTGTTCTAGTAGTTATGTTGCTAAGTTTAAACGTTGTCATTACTAAAGGTGCAGCACTTGGTTATACATCATTATGGTTCTTTGGTTTAATTGCAGTCGTTGTTGTGGCCTTCTTTATGTTCTTAAAAGTAGAGAAAAAGGTAGACAATCCGCTTATTGATTTTAAATTATTTGAAAATAAACCATATACAGGTGCAACGATTTCGAACTTCTTATTAAACGGTGTTGCAGGTACATTAATTGTAGCGAATACATTTGTACAACAAGGATTAGGATACACAGCGTTGCAAGCGGGATACTTATCAATTACTTATTTAATTATGGTGTTACTGATGATTCGTGTTGGTGAAAAATTATTACAAAAAATGGGTTCTAAGCGACCAATGTTATTAGGTACATTCATTGTGGTCATTGGTATTGCACTTATTTCATTAGTATTCTTACCAGGTATATTTTATGTTATCAGTTGTGTCGTAGGATATTTATGCTTCGGACTAGGCTTAGGTATTTATGCAACACCTTCTACAGATACAGCTATTTCAAATGCACCGTTAGATAAAGTTGGCGTTGCATCAGGTATTTATAAAATGGCTTCATCACTTGGTGGTGCTTTCGGTGTCGCAATTAGTGGTGCAGTATATGCTGGTGCAGTTGCTGCTACAAGCATTCATACAGGTGCGATGATTGCACTTTGGGTTAACGTATTAATGGGTATCATTGCATTTATCGCAATCTTGTTTGCGATTCCTAATGATGATAAACGTGTCAAAGATGCGAAATAA
- a CDS encoding NAD(P)H-binding protein, whose translation MKKILLTGASGYIGSHLMEKLKENHDIIAISRNIDNKKNERNVTWKSADLFDLAEINDVMEGIDTAIYLVHSMMPSAKLTQASFEDMDAILADNFAKAARQNGVKHIVFMSGLIPNDDQLSPHLRSRLECERILGSYGVPVTTLRAGLIIGSKGSSYPILKTLVERLPALVLPKWAYNQTLPVAIDDVIQGLYKVVSRSPKENEAIDIGGPLHMTYKDLFKQTAEVLDKRLPMINLPIIPIWLSKFWVKLISGVPKEMVYPLMDSLIHNMTRDQKRIVEGISIGQMDYKESVQQALEEASTTKKKQTSTIKTDVKDVRAISRVVLPKHMNMSALAEIYANFLNKITLNIVNSNFDEEAFIISLPLLKKELLLLEKDTQTSDEDRVSYKIIGGDFALAHNGGNARLEFRRLPNSDSCIIALQEYEPTLPWWIYKYTQAKVHKSVMNLFKFNLYMKRHNQKLSSVTKQGLIVGAVLGALIVKSYKSRNS comes from the coding sequence ATGAAAAAAATCCTATTAACAGGGGCTTCAGGTTATATTGGTAGCCATTTAATGGAAAAGTTAAAAGAGAATCATGATATTATTGCAATTTCAAGGAATATAGATAATAAAAAGAATGAAAGAAATGTAACTTGGAAATCGGCTGACTTGTTTGATTTAGCTGAAATAAATGATGTAATGGAGGGTATTGATACCGCCATTTATCTTGTCCATTCTATGATGCCCTCAGCCAAATTAACACAGGCAAGCTTTGAAGATATGGATGCAATATTAGCTGATAATTTTGCTAAAGCAGCCCGTCAGAATGGTGTGAAACATATTGTATTTATGAGTGGGTTGATACCAAATGATGATCAACTATCACCACACTTAAGAAGTCGATTAGAATGTGAACGAATTTTAGGGTCATATGGTGTACCTGTGACAACATTAAGAGCAGGTTTAATTATCGGTTCTAAAGGTAGCTCATATCCAATACTGAAAACACTAGTTGAGCGTCTACCAGCATTGGTACTACCAAAATGGGCGTATAATCAGACATTACCTGTTGCTATTGATGATGTCATTCAAGGTTTATATAAAGTGGTATCACGTAGTCCTAAAGAAAATGAAGCGATAGATATCGGTGGTCCGCTACACATGACTTACAAAGATTTATTTAAACAGACCGCAGAAGTATTAGATAAGCGTTTACCGATGATAAATTTACCTATTATTCCTATTTGGTTAAGTAAATTTTGGGTGAAACTGATTTCAGGTGTTCCAAAAGAAATGGTCTATCCCCTTATGGATAGTTTAATTCATAATATGACACGTGATCAAAAGAGGATAGTAGAAGGTATATCCATAGGTCAAATGGATTATAAAGAAAGTGTGCAACAGGCACTAGAAGAGGCATCAACAACTAAGAAGAAACAAACAAGCACTATAAAGACTGATGTCAAAGATGTTAGAGCTATCTCCAGAGTCGTATTACCTAAGCATATGAATATGAGTGCACTAGCAGAAATCTATGCGAATTTCTTGAATAAAATCACTTTAAATATTGTAAACAGTAATTTTGATGAGGAAGCATTTATTATTTCATTACCTTTATTAAAGAAAGAATTACTTTTATTAGAAAAGGATACACAAACTTCTGATGAAGACAGAGTGTCATATAAAATTATTGGTGGCGATTTTGCACTTGCCCATAATGGCGGCAATGCACGATTAGAATTTAGAAGGCTACCTAATAGTGATTCATGTATTATCGCACTTCAAGAATATGAACCAACATTGCCGTGGTGGATCTATAAATATACACAGGCAAAAGTTCATAAGAGTGTTATGAATCTCTTTAAGTTTAATTTATATATGAAACGACATAATCAGAAACTTAGTAGTGTGACTAAACAAGGACTTATAGTAGGAGCTGTTTTAGGAGCGCTAATAGTAAAAAGTTACAAATCAAGAAATTCCTAA
- a CDS encoding tryptophan-rich sensory protein → MTFKRLLKTIVKVVTPLLGGRLIGKYAVQNARKDYKDNAKPPLSPPGYIFPIVWSILYTTIGIAYAIISGKSNNAKVKTIYYAQLSLNYLWSILYFKFKLRFAALIESFILLTAVIMMTVKFFKVKRIAGIILIPYMLWSTFASYLTVGNWLLNKDNPRYTE, encoded by the coding sequence ATGACATTTAAACGTTTATTGAAAACGATAGTTAAAGTAGTAACGCCTTTATTAGGTGGTAGATTAATTGGTAAGTATGCTGTCCAAAATGCAAGAAAAGATTATAAAGACAATGCTAAGCCACCATTGTCACCACCAGGATATATATTCCCAATTGTATGGTCAATATTATATACAACTATTGGTATTGCTTATGCAATTATAAGTGGTAAATCAAATAATGCAAAAGTTAAAACTATTTATTATGCCCAATTAAGCCTTAACTATTTATGGTCTATCTTATACTTTAAATTCAAATTACGTTTTGCAGCATTAATTGAAAGTTTTATCCTACTTACAGCCGTTATTATGATGACTGTAAAATTTTTCAAAGTTAAACGAATAGCAGGTATTATACTTATTCCATATATGTTATGGAGTACATTTGCTTCTTATTTAACTGTTGGAAACTGGCTGTTAAATAAAGATAATCCACGTTATACCGAATAA
- a CDS encoding Na/Pi cotransporter family protein, with translation MSVTEVIFSFLGGLGIFLYGLKIMGDGLQASAGDRLRDILNKFTSNPVLGVIAGIVVTILIQSSSGTTVITIGLVTAGFMTLKQAIGVIMGANIGTTVTAFIIGIDLGEYAMPILALGAFLIFFFKRSKINNIGRILFGFGSLFFGLEFMGDAVKPLASLDGFKQLMLDMSSNPILAVIVGAGLTALVQSSSATIGILQEFYQQDLISLNAAIPVLLGDNIGTTITAILASLAGSIAAKRAALVHVIFNLIGVIIFTIFLPIVIHLISLLQDVWHLKPAMTIAVSHGIFNVTNTLIQLPFVGALAWIVTKLVPGKDIADEYKPQHLNKDLVYHAPGVALQETQKELQNVGQIVLSMFEDIREITKDDKKLIKKLEQKHQAVETINDSIRNYLVRISTKAITKADVERLAVMFDVNRSILKVAELTEEYVAQLKRQHDEDIRITVDAQRGMDKLFNHVAESFDKAIDMLDVYDKTKKDEIVERSRESFNIEHKLRKGHIKRLNRGECTTKGGLLYIDMIGVLERIGYHSRNVSEALVGLNDDVPTDEEIATTEI, from the coding sequence ATGTCGGTTACAGAAGTCATTTTCTCCTTTTTAGGTGGTTTAGGTATTTTCCTATACGGCTTAAAAATTATGGGAGACGGGCTTCAAGCATCAGCAGGAGACAGGCTACGAGATATTTTAAACAAATTTACATCAAATCCAGTATTAGGTGTTATTGCAGGTATCGTTGTAACTATTTTAATTCAAAGTAGTTCAGGTACGACAGTTATCACAATCGGACTTGTCACAGCTGGATTTATGACTTTAAAACAGGCCATTGGCGTGATAATGGGTGCAAATATTGGTACTACGGTAACTGCATTTATTATTGGTATAGATTTAGGCGAATATGCAATGCCAATTTTAGCATTAGGTGCATTTTTAATCTTTTTCTTTAAACGCTCTAAAATCAATAACATTGGCCGTATACTATTCGGTTTCGGTTCTCTATTCTTCGGCTTAGAATTTATGGGTGATGCCGTTAAACCTTTAGCATCATTAGATGGATTTAAGCAATTAATGCTTGATATGTCATCAAATCCAATACTCGCTGTCATTGTTGGCGCAGGATTAACAGCGCTTGTTCAAAGTTCAAGTGCGACGATTGGTATTTTACAAGAATTTTATCAACAAGATTTAATTAGTTTAAATGCAGCAATTCCAGTTTTACTTGGCGATAACATCGGTACAACGATTACAGCTATTTTAGCTAGTTTAGCCGGCTCAATCGCTGCAAAACGTGCGGCGCTTGTACACGTCATCTTTAACCTAATCGGAGTAATTATCTTCACAATTTTCTTGCCAATTGTGATTCATTTAATTAGTTTGTTACAAGATGTATGGCACTTAAAACCAGCGATGACGATTGCTGTTTCACACGGTATCTTCAACGTAACGAATACTTTAATTCAATTACCATTCGTAGGCGCATTAGCTTGGATTGTTACAAAGCTTGTCCCAGGAAAAGATATTGCTGATGAGTATAAACCTCAGCACTTAAATAAAGATCTTGTTTATCACGCACCTGGTGTCGCATTACAAGAAACGCAAAAAGAATTACAAAATGTTGGTCAAATTGTCTTATCAATGTTTGAAGACATTCGCGAAATTACAAAAGACGATAAAAAATTGATCAAGAAGCTTGAACAAAAGCATCAAGCTGTTGAAACAATCAATGATAGCATTCGAAATTATTTAGTTAGAATTTCTACAAAAGCAATTACGAAGGCTGACGTTGAGCGTTTAGCAGTAATGTTTGATGTCAATCGCTCTATTTTAAAAGTAGCAGAGTTAACAGAAGAGTATGTCGCTCAATTAAAACGACAACATGATGAAGATATTCGAATTACAGTAGACGCACAACGCGGTATGGATAAATTATTCAACCATGTTGCCGAGTCATTTGATAAAGCCATCGATATGTTAGATGTTTATGACAAAACGAAAAAAGATGAAATTGTAGAACGTAGCAGAGAATCATTTAATATTGAGCATAAATTACGTAAAGGTCATATTAAACGCCTTAATCGTGGTGAATGTACAACAAAAGGTGGATTACTATATATCGATATGATCGGGGTTCTTGAACGTATCGGTTATCATTCACGAAATGTTTCTGAAGCACTTGTTGGTCTAAACGATGATGTTCCAACAGATGAAGAAATTGCAACAACTGAAATTTAA
- a CDS encoding DUF1648 domain-containing protein, which produces MSKIRSFTILSLLIYLAMMCYTVMNYSKLPTKVPIHYNLAGDADNFADKWVLLLINSAFIVIWLIFFIAGKYYERFAKWSHYNHTPREIRAIKLFLSTLNLEIMSYISIFMILEIWQIQHHHQLNLLWFNMIFIIIIGLTLVIFCLLPTIHKMRDSQ; this is translated from the coding sequence ATGTCTAAAATCAGGTCTTTTACAATATTAAGTCTACTTATTTACTTAGCTATGATGTGCTATACAGTAATGAACTATTCAAAATTACCAACGAAAGTGCCTATTCATTATAATTTAGCAGGGGATGCTGATAACTTTGCTGATAAATGGGTGTTGCTATTGATTAATAGTGCATTTATAGTGATATGGCTTATATTTTTCATCGCAGGTAAATACTATGAACGATTTGCTAAATGGTCACATTATAATCACACACCACGTGAAATTCGAGCGATTAAATTATTTTTAAGTACGTTAAATTTGGAGATTATGAGCTATATTTCAATTTTCATGATTTTAGAAATTTGGCAAATACAACACCATCATCAATTAAATTTATTATGGTTTAATATGATATTTATCATTATCATTGGTTTGACGCTTGTCATATTTTGTTTACTTCCTACAATTCATAAAATGAGAGATTCTCAATAA
- a CDS encoding L-lactate permease, which produces MTLLTVNPFDNVGLSALVAAVPIILFLLCLTIFKMKGIYAALTTLVVTLIVALFVFELPARVSAGAITEGVVAGIFPIGYIVLMAVWLYKVSIKTGQFSIIQDSIASISEDQRIQLLLIGFCFNAFLEGAAGFGVPIAICAVLLIQLGFEPLKAAMLCLIANGAAGAFGAIGLPVSIIDTFNLSGGVTTLDVARYSALTLPILNFIIPFVLVFVIDGMKGIKEILPVILTVSGTYTGLQLLLTIFHGPELADIIPSLATMVVLAFVCRKFKPKNIFRLKESEHKIQKRTPKEIVFAWSPFVILTAFVLVWSAPFFKKLFQPGGALESLVLKMPIPNTVSDLSPKGIALRLDMIGATGTAILLTVIITILITKLKWKSAGALLVEAIKELWLPILTISAILAIAKVMTYGGLTVAIGQGIAKAGAIFPLFSPVLGWIGVFMTGSVVNNNTLFAPIQATVAQQISTSGSLLVAANTAGGVAAKLISPQSIAIATAAVKKVGEESALLKMTLKYSIIFVAFICIWTFILTLIF; this is translated from the coding sequence ATGACACTACTTACTGTAAATCCATTCGATAATGTTGGATTATCAGCCTTAGTTGCAGCAGTACCTATTATTTTATTTCTATTATGCTTAACCATTTTTAAAATGAAAGGCATTTATGCAGCATTGACAACTTTGGTTGTTACATTAATTGTGGCTTTATTTGTGTTCGAATTACCAGCACGTGTATCAGCAGGTGCAATAACAGAAGGCGTTGTTGCCGGTATTTTCCCAATAGGATATATCGTGTTAATGGCAGTTTGGTTATATAAAGTTTCTATTAAAACAGGACAATTTTCTATTATTCAAGACAGTATTGCAAGTATTTCAGAAGACCAACGTATTCAACTATTATTAATTGGATTTTGTTTCAACGCATTTTTAGAAGGTGCAGCAGGATTTGGTGTACCGATTGCAATTTGTGCAGTGTTATTGATTCAACTTGGCTTTGAACCATTAAAAGCTGCGATGTTATGCTTAATTGCTAATGGTGCGGCAGGTGCCTTTGGTGCGATAGGTTTACCAGTTAGTATTATTGATACGTTTAACTTAAGTGGAGGCGTTACAACATTAGATGTTGCGAGATATTCAGCATTAACACTTCCGATTTTAAACTTTATTATTCCATTTGTTTTAGTATTTGTTATAGATGGCATGAAAGGTATTAAAGAAATTTTACCTGTCATCTTAACAGTGAGTGGTACATATACTGGATTACAATTATTATTAACAATATTCCATGGTCCAGAACTAGCAGACATTATTCCATCACTAGCAACAATGGTGGTACTAGCATTTGTTTGTCGTAAATTTAAACCGAAAAATATTTTCAGGTTGAAAGAATCAGAACATAAAATTCAAAAGCGTACACCTAAAGAAATCGTATTTGCATGGAGCCCATTCGTCATTTTAACTGCTTTTGTATTAGTATGGAGTGCACCATTCTTCAAAAAATTATTCCAACCTGGAGGTGCGCTTGAAAGTTTAGTATTAAAAATGCCAATTCCAAATACTGTGAGTGATTTATCTCCTAAAGGTATTGCGTTGCGTCTTGATATGATTGGGGCAACTGGAACAGCGATTTTACTAACGGTGATTATTACAATTTTAATTACGAAGTTAAAATGGAAAAGTGCAGGTGCCTTATTGGTCGAAGCAATTAAAGAATTATGGTTACCGATCCTTACAATTTCAGCTATTCTAGCTATTGCTAAAGTCATGACATACGGTGGTTTGACTGTAGCAATTGGACAAGGTATTGCTAAAGCTGGTGCGATTTTCCCATTATTCTCTCCAGTACTAGGCTGGATTGGTGTGTTTATGACTGGTTCAGTTGTAAATAACAATACTTTATTTGCGCCTATTCAAGCGACAGTGGCACAACAAATTTCGACAAGCGGTTCATTACTTGTGGCAGCTAACACTGCAGGTGGTGTAGCAGCGAAGCTTATTTCACCACAATCAATTGCCATTGCGACTGCAGCTGTTAAAAAAGTTGGTGAAGAATCTGCATTATTAAAAATGACATTAAAATACAGTATTATATTTGTAGCCTTTATCTGTATTTGGACATTTATACTAACGTTAATATTCTAA